In Phormidium yuhuli AB48, one genomic interval encodes:
- a CDS encoding cation:proton antiporter — MLPSTLWILLMGFFGGQFARRLGAPPLLGMILIGILTGPQIGNVLSGDVLDAADGLRTMAVTIILMKAGLGLDRQKLERQGSVALRLGVLPALCEMLVVGGFALFLFDFDTPTALILGCILAAESPAVIVPGMLRLKSLGWGVEKGIADAILTGSALSDVLLLLVFSLLLGFVTQEGGGLTLGDITISPLQLLPLEIFLRIVLGLVAGYLTARLLVSLSVKQNWTQKSVQDILIGAGIALFLTIFEEVLPVYSGYLAVMALGFFLVQLDAPLGRRLRGGFDALWTVAEIFLFVLLGATLELQVLGAVLLPGLALLGAGLLLGRGLGWYLSTLGSDWTWSERLFLLPGNMAKATVQAAIGAIPLAQGLDGGQEILALAVLSILVTAPLGAWSTQYFAPRLLEKGVVDPTQVGAVGQLRLLAAVDASSMADQVLTKAADLARRSDGEVLVLHVSDRPDLEELDDLQEWIRRRLVDIRHEVLICPGVIPETIVEVAQARSVSDIIIGQPQHRPWDNLLKDSISQTVLETSPIPVILAKPQESMV, encoded by the coding sequence ATGCTCCCTAGCACGCTCTGGATTCTCTTGATGGGCTTCTTCGGCGGACAATTCGCCCGTCGTCTCGGCGCTCCTCCCCTGCTGGGTATGATCCTGATTGGGATTCTCACTGGCCCCCAAATCGGTAATGTCCTCAGTGGCGATGTCCTCGATGCTGCCGACGGACTGCGGACAATGGCCGTGACAATTATCCTCATGAAAGCCGGACTGGGACTCGATCGCCAAAAGTTAGAGCGTCAGGGGTCTGTGGCCCTACGGCTTGGGGTTCTGCCGGCCCTCTGTGAAATGCTGGTCGTGGGAGGGTTTGCTCTCTTCTTGTTTGATTTTGATACCCCCACCGCTCTGATTCTTGGCTGCATTCTGGCGGCTGAATCTCCAGCGGTGATTGTTCCGGGAATGTTGCGCCTGAAAAGTCTCGGTTGGGGGGTTGAGAAAGGGATTGCTGATGCGATTCTCACGGGAAGCGCCCTCTCGGATGTTCTGTTACTACTTGTATTTAGCTTGCTCCTAGGCTTTGTCACTCAAGAGGGAGGCGGTTTAACGTTAGGGGATATTACCATCTCCCCCTTACAACTGTTGCCCCTGGAAATTTTCTTGAGAATTGTCCTGGGTCTCGTGGCTGGCTATCTCACGGCGCGTTTATTGGTGTCCTTATCGGTCAAACAGAACTGGACGCAAAAATCGGTTCAGGACATCCTGATTGGGGCAGGAATCGCCCTCTTCTTAACGATTTTTGAGGAGGTGCTGCCGGTTTACTCGGGCTATCTGGCGGTGATGGCTTTGGGCTTTTTCTTGGTGCAGTTGGATGCCCCTCTGGGACGACGATTGCGGGGAGGCTTTGATGCCTTATGGACGGTGGCGGAGATTTTTCTGTTTGTGCTGCTGGGGGCAACCTTGGAATTACAGGTGCTAGGAGCGGTTCTGCTGCCGGGGTTGGCTCTGCTGGGGGCAGGATTACTCCTAGGGCGAGGCTTGGGTTGGTATCTCTCAACCTTAGGCAGTGATTGGACTTGGAGCGAACGTCTGTTCTTGCTTCCAGGAAATATGGCTAAGGCAACCGTCCAAGCAGCGATTGGGGCGATTCCTCTGGCTCAAGGATTGGATGGGGGTCAGGAAATTCTGGCGTTGGCGGTGTTGTCGATTTTGGTGACGGCGCCTCTGGGGGCCTGGAGTACTCAATATTTTGCGCCCCGCTTGCTGGAGAAGGGCGTGGTGGATCCGACTCAGGTGGGTGCGGTGGGACAGTTGCGGCTGTTGGCGGCGGTGGATGCGTCCTCGATGGCGGATCAGGTGTTGACGAAGGCGGCGGATTTAGCCCGTCGCAGTGATGGGGAGGTGCTGGTTCTCCATGTGAGCGATCGCCCGGATCTCGAAGAACTCGATGACCTCCAGGAGTGGATTCGCCGTCGCTTGGTGGATATTCGTCATGAGGTCTTAATCTGTCCGGGGGTGATTCCCGAAACCATTGTCGAGGTGGCACAAGCGCGGTCTGTATCGGATATTATCATTGGCCAACCTCAACATCGTCCCTGGGATAATCTCCTCAAGGACTCGATTAGCCAGACGGTTTTAGAAACCAGTCCGATTCCTGTGATTTTGGCTAAGCCTCAAGAATCCATGGTTTGA
- a CDS encoding GxxExxY protein: MKELRDLSGSVIGAAIIVHRELGPGLLESTYEHCLAYELRGQGLQVQRQVEQPVFYKGVEISCGYRLDLLVEEQLIVELKAVPELLPIHKAQILTYLKLRQLRFGLLINFNVPLLKQGIQRVVNGY, from the coding sequence ATGAAGGAGTTGCGAGACCTTTCGGGAAGTGTGATTGGTGCGGCCATTATTGTACATCGGGAGTTGGGACCTGGATTGCTCGAATCTACCTATGAACATTGCTTGGCATACGAATTGCGGGGACAGGGACTTCAGGTTCAGCGACAAGTCGAACAACCCGTTTTCTACAAAGGTGTAGAAATCTCATGCGGATACCGTTTAGATTTATTGGTCGAGGAGCAACTGATTGTCGAACTCAAGGCCGTCCCTGAACTTCTCCCAATTCACAAAGCTCAAATCCTAACTTACCTCAAATTGCGCCAACTCCGATTCGGACTCCTCATCAACTTCAATGTCCCTCTTCTCAAACAAGGCATCCAAAGAGTCGTAAACGGCTACTAA
- the uvrC gene encoding excinuclease ABC subunit UvrC, with translation MTLNHDLHPLLDSPERLEHRLKEIPPEPGVYLMRDGGDRILYIGKSKRLRSRVRSYFRQSQPLSDRIALMVRQVCDIEFIVTDSEAEALALEANLIKQHQPQFNVLLKDDKKYPYLCITWSEDYPRIFITRKRRIANPKDRYYGPYVDTRQLRSTLNLVKRIFPLRQRPKPLFKDRPCLNYDIGRCPGVCQELITPEAYHQIIEKVAMVFQGRIGELESLLTQQMQTAAAQLEFEKAAELRDRLHGLQSLGVDQKVALPDDRISRDAIALRLGERHACIQLFQIRAGKLIGRLGFIANSDDPGSILQRVLEDHYRRLDPIEIPSTILLQHPLPDAEFLETWLSQIRGRKVTLEVPQRQHKAELIAMVERNAAYELARLERGDRRNQEALNDLAQLLGQTTPPRRLECYDISHSQGANAVASRVVFLDGHPAKQEYRHYKIRNPDVRSGHSDDFASLAEVLQRRFRDYDSPQTLIESPDYPDLVVIDGGKGQLSAVMKILQEMGLDQVLQVVSLAKQREEIFIPGCSEPLDSHPEQPGVQLLRRLRDESHRFAISFHRQQRTKRMRRSRLDEIPGLGFQRQQQLLAHFHSLDYIMQASPEQLAEVPGIGKRLAAEIYGYFRG, from the coding sequence GTGACTCTAAATCATGACCTACATCCTCTCTTAGATAGTCCTGAGCGCCTCGAACATCGTCTGAAAGAGATTCCCCCAGAACCGGGAGTCTATCTAATGCGGGATGGGGGCGATCGCATCCTCTATATCGGCAAATCCAAACGCCTCCGCAGCCGTGTCCGCTCCTACTTTCGCCAATCCCAACCCCTGAGCGATCGCATTGCTTTGATGGTGCGCCAAGTCTGTGACATCGAGTTTATCGTCACCGACAGCGAGGCAGAAGCCTTAGCCCTCGAAGCCAACCTCATCAAACAACATCAACCCCAATTCAACGTCCTCCTCAAAGACGATAAAAAATATCCCTATCTCTGCATCACCTGGTCCGAAGACTATCCCCGTATCTTCATCACCCGCAAACGACGTATCGCCAACCCCAAAGACCGCTACTACGGCCCCTACGTCGATACCCGTCAACTCCGCAGTACCCTCAACCTCGTCAAACGCATCTTCCCCCTCCGTCAACGACCCAAACCCCTCTTCAAAGACCGTCCCTGTCTCAATTACGACATCGGCCGCTGTCCCGGCGTCTGCCAAGAACTCATTACTCCCGAGGCCTATCATCAAATCATTGAGAAAGTGGCCATGGTCTTTCAGGGACGTATCGGCGAACTTGAAAGCCTCCTCACCCAGCAGATGCAAACCGCCGCCGCGCAACTGGAGTTTGAGAAAGCCGCCGAACTGCGCGATCGCCTGCACGGCCTGCAATCCCTCGGCGTTGACCAAAAAGTGGCTCTCCCCGACGATCGCATTTCCCGAGATGCGATCGCCCTACGCCTCGGAGAACGCCACGCCTGTATCCAACTGTTCCAAATCCGGGCCGGAAAACTCATCGGCCGCCTCGGCTTCATCGCCAACAGCGATGACCCCGGTTCCATCCTGCAACGAGTTCTCGAAGACCATTATCGCCGCCTCGACCCCATCGAAATCCCCAGCACCATCCTCCTACAACATCCCCTCCCCGACGCCGAATTTCTAGAAACCTGGCTCAGCCAAATCCGAGGTCGCAAAGTCACCTTAGAAGTTCCCCAACGACAACACAAAGCCGAACTCATCGCTATGGTGGAACGCAACGCCGCGTATGAACTGGCCCGACTCGAACGGGGCGATCGCCGCAACCAGGAAGCCCTAAACGACTTAGCCCAACTTCTCGGACAGACGACCCCACCCCGTCGCCTAGAATGTTACGACATCTCCCATAGCCAAGGGGCCAACGCCGTAGCCTCCCGAGTCGTCTTTCTCGATGGCCATCCCGCCAAACAAGAGTATCGCCATTACAAAATCCGCAACCCCGACGTTCGCAGCGGCCATTCCGACGATTTCGCCAGTTTAGCCGAAGTCTTACAACGGCGCTTCCGTGACTATGACTCCCCCCAAACCCTCATCGAGTCCCCCGATTACCCGGACTTAGTGGTGATTGACGGCGGGAAAGGTCAACTCTCCGCCGTGATGAAAATCCTCCAAGAGATGGGACTGGATCAGGTTTTGCAGGTTGTCAGTTTAGCCAAACAACGGGAAGAGATTTTCATCCCAGGCTGCTCTGAGCCATTAGACAGCCATCCCGAACAACCGGGGGTGCAACTGTTGCGACGATTACGGGATGAGTCCCACCGCTTTGCGATTAGTTTCCATCGTCAGCAGCGGACGAAACGGATGCGGCGATCGCGCCTCGATGAGATTCCCGGTTTGGGGTTTCAGCGTCAGCAGCAATTACTGGCTCATTTTCATTCCCTTGATTACATCATGCAGGCGTCCCCGGAACAGTTAGCGGAAGTTCCGGGAATTGGTAAACGATTAGCGGCTGAGATTTATGGCTATTTCCGGGGGTGA
- a CDS encoding NAD(P)H-quinone oxidoreductase subunit F has protein sequence MLDFLSQTVWLIPCYALIGAGLALPWSPGFIRRTGPRPAGYINALMTFTAFLHSLIALIDTWNQPPYALSFQWLNAPGLVINLDLEISTLALGACVLIAGLNFLVQIYAIAYLEMDWGWARVYSLLGLFEAGMCLLVLCNSLFFSYVILEILTLGTYLIVGIWYNQSLVVTGARDAFLTKRVGDLILLMGVVALLPLSGTWNFSELARWAETANLDPTVATLLALTLIAGPIAKCAQFPLHLWLDEAMEGPYPATILRNTLVVSTGAWVLIKVQPLIALSPLGSSVVFAIGAATAVGTSLISIAQIDVKRVLSYLTSAYLGIIFIAVGIGANQAALVLLLTYALAMSLVIMSTGGIVLNNISQDLTQYGGLWSRRPISGLCLIIGGFSLVALPPFGGFWSLVQIADALWETRPGLFAVVLAVNAIVAFSVTRLFGRMFAGDVTEFTRRSPEGLWLLVLPMTILAGVTLHLPLLLAQWHLLPDWATVNRPIALLLTWSSLAGIGFGSLVYLNSNWEKPVKLSSKAVQDFFAYDFYTPQLYKGTIIFAVDRISKAVYWLDRYIVDGAVNFVGFATVLGGESLKYNTSGRSQFYAFSIILSVAIFILLTTLPYFSNL, from the coding sequence ATGCTCGATTTTCTCAGCCAGACCGTCTGGCTCATTCCCTGTTATGCCCTCATTGGCGCGGGGCTTGCCCTCCCTTGGTCTCCGGGATTCATCCGCCGTACAGGACCGCGTCCTGCCGGATACATCAATGCCTTGATGACCTTCACAGCATTTCTACATAGTCTAATTGCCCTGATTGACACCTGGAACCAGCCCCCCTATGCCCTTTCCTTCCAATGGCTGAACGCTCCCGGCTTAGTGATTAACCTTGATTTAGAAATCTCTACCCTAGCCCTAGGGGCTTGTGTTCTCATTGCCGGCTTGAATTTCCTCGTTCAAATCTATGCGATCGCCTACCTAGAAATGGACTGGGGCTGGGCCAGAGTCTACTCTCTCCTGGGCCTGTTTGAAGCAGGGATGTGCCTGTTAGTGCTTTGCAACTCCCTCTTTTTCAGCTATGTCATTCTAGAAATCCTAACCCTGGGAACCTATCTCATCGTCGGCATCTGGTATAACCAATCCCTCGTCGTGACCGGGGCCCGAGATGCCTTCCTCACCAAACGGGTAGGAGACCTAATTCTCCTGATGGGAGTGGTCGCCCTCCTGCCCCTTTCAGGAACCTGGAACTTCAGCGAACTTGCCCGTTGGGCCGAGACCGCTAACCTTGACCCCACCGTAGCAACCCTCCTAGCCCTAACCCTCATCGCCGGTCCTATTGCCAAATGTGCCCAATTTCCCCTGCATCTCTGGCTGGACGAAGCCATGGAGGGACCGTACCCAGCGACGATTTTACGGAACACCCTCGTGGTCTCCACCGGGGCCTGGGTTCTGATTAAAGTCCAACCCCTTATCGCCCTCTCTCCCCTCGGCTCCAGCGTTGTTTTCGCCATTGGGGCAGCCACCGCCGTCGGGACCAGTCTCATTTCCATCGCCCAAATCGACGTGAAACGGGTCCTGTCCTATCTCACCAGTGCTTATCTGGGAATTATCTTCATCGCCGTTGGCATTGGAGCGAACCAAGCCGCTCTCGTTCTCCTTCTAACCTACGCCCTGGCGATGTCCCTAGTCATTATGAGCACTGGGGGGATTGTTCTCAATAACATTTCCCAAGACCTAACTCAGTACGGCGGTCTCTGGTCCCGTCGCCCTATCTCGGGACTCTGTCTCATCATCGGCGGATTTTCCCTAGTCGCCTTACCCCCCTTTGGCGGCTTTTGGTCTTTAGTTCAGATCGCCGATGCGCTCTGGGAGACTCGTCCCGGACTATTCGCCGTCGTCTTAGCCGTCAACGCCATCGTTGCCTTTAGCGTGACTCGTCTCTTCGGACGGATGTTTGCCGGAGACGTCACAGAGTTTACCCGTCGTTCCCCAGAAGGCTTATGGTTACTGGTTCTGCCCATGACCATCCTCGCCGGTGTAACCTTGCATCTGCCCTTACTCTTAGCCCAATGGCACTTACTCCCAGACTGGGCAACCGTTAATCGTCCCATCGCCCTGTTACTGACCTGGTCAAGTCTGGCAGGGATCGGGTTTGGCTCATTAGTCTATCTCAACTCCAATTGGGAAAAACCCGTCAAACTCAGTTCTAAGGCGGTTCAAGATTTCTTCGCCTACGACTTCTACACCCCCCAACTCTACAAAGGAACCATCATCTTTGCCGTCGATCGCATCTCCAAAGCCGTCTATTGGTTAGACCGCTACATCGTCGATGGGGCAGTGAACTTTGTCGGCTTTGCCACGGTCTTAGGCGGCGAGAGTCTCAAATACAACACCAGCGGGCGATCGCAATTCTATGCCTTCTCCATCATCCTCAGCGTCGCCATCTTCATCCTGCTGACCACCCTACCCTACTTCTCCAACCTCTAA
- a CDS encoding NADH-quinone oxidoreductase subunit M has translation MLTALILIPLIGALLISFVKSGNTARNLALATAGVAFIWTIWLLSQFDLSNHGLQFSEYLPWADAIGLSYSLGTDGLSTPLLALNAFLTGIVIYSSPANIVRSRLYYALILLVNAGVAGAFLAQNLLLFVLFFELELIPIYLLIAIWGGEKRGYAGMKFLLYTALSGILILAAFLGVVFLSGSLNFDYDSLASQNLSPRAQLILLTLLLVGLGIKIPLVPLHTWSPDAYVEASPPIAILLGGILAKLGTYGLIRFGVQMFPQTWSVVAPGLAVIGAISVMYGSLSAIAQQDIKRMVAYSSIGHMGYILVAAAAGTELSILGAVAQMVAHGLILALLFNLVGIVESKVGTRELSLLNGLMNPIRGLPLVSGLLITAGMASAGIPGLVGFAAEFIVFQGSFPIFPIPTLICILSSGLTAVYFVILLNRTCFGKLDNDLAYYDRLTWAERVPALILTVTLFYFGLQPNALIRWMQPTATAIASTLPPTPELIAQTPQPITVLSQNEPRMNHR, from the coding sequence ATGCTCACCGCCCTCATTCTCATACCTCTCATCGGAGCCTTACTGATTAGCTTCGTCAAATCAGGAAACACTGCCCGCAACCTAGCCCTCGCAACCGCTGGGGTCGCCTTCATCTGGACAATTTGGCTCTTAAGTCAATTTGATTTGAGTAACCATGGCCTACAATTTTCCGAATATCTCCCCTGGGCCGATGCCATTGGCTTGAGTTATAGCCTGGGAACCGATGGTCTCTCAACCCCCCTCTTAGCACTCAACGCCTTTCTCACCGGGATTGTCATCTATAGTAGTCCCGCCAACATTGTGCGATCGCGACTGTACTACGCCCTGATTCTGCTGGTGAACGCGGGAGTCGCTGGAGCCTTCCTAGCACAGAACCTGCTGTTGTTCGTCCTCTTCTTTGAACTCGAGTTAATCCCCATTTATCTCCTGATTGCCATTTGGGGAGGCGAAAAGCGGGGCTACGCCGGCATGAAATTTCTTCTTTACACCGCCCTCTCGGGCATCTTAATCCTGGCAGCCTTCTTAGGAGTCGTCTTCCTCAGTGGTAGCCTCAACTTCGATTACGATAGCCTCGCCAGTCAAAACCTATCCCCACGGGCGCAACTGATTCTCCTCACCCTCTTGTTAGTAGGATTAGGCATTAAAATTCCCCTAGTTCCCCTCCATACCTGGTCTCCCGACGCTTACGTTGAAGCCTCTCCCCCCATTGCCATTCTCCTCGGTGGCATTCTCGCCAAATTGGGTACTTATGGCTTAATCCGCTTCGGCGTGCAAATGTTCCCCCAAACCTGGTCCGTTGTTGCACCGGGATTAGCCGTGATTGGGGCGATTAGTGTCATGTATGGGTCCTTAAGTGCGATCGCCCAACAGGACATTAAACGCATGGTGGCCTACAGTTCCATCGGACATATGGGATATATCCTCGTCGCCGCCGCCGCTGGAACCGAACTCAGCATTCTCGGTGCCGTTGCTCAAATGGTTGCCCACGGCTTAATCCTAGCCCTTCTCTTTAACCTAGTCGGTATCGTAGAAAGCAAAGTCGGCACCCGAGAACTCTCCCTACTCAACGGCTTAATGAATCCCATCCGCGGCCTGCCCCTCGTCAGTGGTTTACTCATTACCGCCGGGATGGCCAGTGCCGGAATCCCCGGCTTAGTGGGCTTTGCCGCCGAGTTTATCGTCTTCCAGGGCAGTTTTCCCATTTTTCCCATTCCCACCCTCATTTGCATCCTTTCCTCAGGGCTAACAGCCGTCTATTTCGTGATTTTGCTCAACCGCACCTGTTTCGGCAAACTCGATAATGATTTAGCCTACTACGATCGCCTCACCTGGGCCGAACGAGTCCCGGCCCTGATCCTAACTGTGACCCTCTTCTACTTCGGCTTACAACCCAACGCCCTCATCCGCTGGATGCAACCCACCGCCACCGCGATCGCCTCCACCCTACCCCCAACCCCAGAACTCATCGCCCAAACCCCCCAACCCATTACCGTCCTCTCCCAGAATGAACCCAGAATGAACCACAGGTAA
- a CDS encoding IS4 family transposase, translating to MSEFSSQGLFRPQVQRSLEKAYSLACSKPNLSFSQCMGNSFRQTVARLFSHKQMTQDVMLSRHIEATRERASATEGDYVIAAQDTTYYNYSGHKEMSGLGVIQGKVRGVIQHNVLLVNESGLPLGLLGQQYWTRKGGLNLAEGEKESCKWLKGLDAINEQARQSSKCFVSVEDREGDVFDLFKAPREDNVEFIVRVYQQRNLEVASSQVVAKLAEIPEELEDFGYERIRIERQNREVEVTLRLRAGAVNVYPEKKLSPRKHKTQGLSLVVAEEIRCVDVKTQEELSPTQEAATWYLLTSLPIETREQVIRVTRFYALRWQVERFHYTLKSGALNVEKLQFDDIHTLVNALSFYSVVAWQLLALTHGIRENPEQCAQVVFDSEEVTLLEKVSSQKIVSLGQAVLALTKLIGFAPSKKQPFPGVKVLATALDRFFFMKLASLGSSGVES from the coding sequence ATGAGCGAGTTCAGCAGCCAAGGACTATTCCGACCCCAAGTTCAAAGAAGTCTAGAGAAAGCCTATAGCCTGGCCTGTAGCAAACCCAACTTATCATTCTCTCAATGTATGGGTAACAGTTTTCGCCAAACCGTTGCCCGTCTGTTCTCCCATAAGCAAATGACCCAAGATGTGATGCTATCGAGACATATCGAAGCGACAAGGGAACGAGCCTCAGCCACAGAAGGGGACTATGTGATTGCCGCCCAAGACACCACCTATTACAACTACTCAGGACACAAGGAGATGTCGGGGCTAGGGGTAATCCAAGGAAAAGTCAGAGGAGTCATACAACACAATGTCCTCCTGGTGAACGAGTCCGGTCTGCCCTTAGGACTGTTAGGACAACAATATTGGACTCGAAAGGGGGGACTGAATCTAGCCGAAGGAGAAAAAGAAAGCTGTAAATGGCTCAAGGGGCTAGATGCCATCAATGAGCAAGCGAGGCAATCGAGCAAGTGCTTTGTCTCAGTCGAAGACCGAGAAGGAGACGTGTTTGACCTGTTCAAAGCTCCCCGAGAAGACAATGTCGAATTCATCGTCCGGGTGTATCAACAGCGAAACTTGGAAGTCGCCTCGAGCCAAGTGGTGGCTAAACTCGCCGAGATTCCCGAGGAGTTGGAAGACTTTGGCTATGAACGGATACGGATTGAGCGTCAAAACCGAGAAGTGGAGGTGACTCTTCGCTTAAGAGCTGGGGCGGTCAACGTTTATCCGGAGAAAAAGTTAAGTCCCAGAAAGCATAAAACGCAAGGTTTATCCTTGGTCGTCGCCGAGGAAATCCGTTGTGTCGACGTGAAAACCCAGGAAGAGCTGTCCCCTACCCAAGAAGCGGCTACTTGGTATTTATTGACCAGTCTGCCAATTGAGACCCGAGAGCAGGTGATACGGGTAACCCGCTTTTATGCCCTCAGATGGCAAGTCGAACGCTTTCATTACACTCTCAAGTCCGGAGCCTTGAATGTGGAAAAATTACAGTTTGATGATATCCATACCCTAGTCAACGCCTTGAGCTTTTATTCAGTGGTCGCCTGGCAGCTACTGGCCCTGACTCATGGGATTCGGGAAAATCCTGAACAATGTGCCCAGGTGGTGTTTGATTCGGAGGAGGTGACCTTGTTAGAGAAGGTCTCCTCTCAAAAAATCGTTTCTCTTGGTCAGGCCGTCTTAGCCTTAACTAAACTGATTGGCTTTGCCCCGTCGAAAAAACAACCCTTTCCGGGAGTGAAAGTGCTGGCCACGGCTCTGGACCGCTTTTTCTTTATGAAGCTAGCTTCTCTGGGGTCTTCCGGGGTTGAGAGCTAG
- a CDS encoding CO2 hydration protein: MTQTTTQPNPTTLPPSQHRYADIIHRLEAGGSMLPDTPENLMQIIGIYKAYAVPMDFYWRDLLYIAEEVFLNPLPAFKYFLPKSYLDRQNSYAGDQSQLRVWRGGGEAHPELLDFIQRGETRTMPKLFHHLWHDRINMEFAEACMRAMLWHHELGGKFDDYLESDEYIANCDRAIRAYFKGNPLMLGLYKLFPTLFLEQVRQLSYYANLGLFWEVMAPVFLEMSDLYDEGKMTTVPQAMEFLVNGIFAVAGRPIYHHVYIRGECYEIIPKSKGFTWLYEAALPYVETVFYRTAPFRGTKSYNAQAKQVPQDQKDFHYGILYADVFPVGSAGIPPTLLMQDMYHFLPDYLREYYQQHCRGEDDQLIQLGITFQRSMYNVTSAVIQALRQALCYPLDDPNPKHLQKNRDFFEAQMDRFLRPEARLNDIQRPDYR; encoded by the coding sequence ATGACCCAAACCACCACCCAACCCAACCCAACCACACTTCCTCCCTCCCAACATCGCTACGCCGATATCATCCATCGCTTGGAAGCCGGCGGTTCAATGCTGCCAGACACCCCAGAAAACTTAATGCAAATCATCGGCATCTATAAAGCCTATGCCGTTCCCATGGACTTCTACTGGCGGGACCTGCTTTATATTGCCGAAGAGGTGTTTCTCAATCCCCTTCCCGCCTTCAAATACTTTCTCCCCAAATCCTATTTAGACCGTCAAAATAGCTACGCCGGCGACCAATCCCAACTCCGAGTTTGGCGGGGAGGCGGTGAGGCCCATCCCGAACTTCTTGACTTTATCCAACGGGGTGAAACCCGGACGATGCCTAAGCTATTCCATCACCTCTGGCACGATCGCATTAACATGGAGTTTGCCGAAGCCTGTATGCGAGCCATGCTCTGGCATCATGAGCTGGGGGGGAAATTTGACGACTACCTCGAAAGCGACGAGTATATTGCCAACTGCGATCGGGCCATCCGCGCCTATTTCAAGGGCAATCCTCTCATGTTGGGACTCTATAAACTCTTCCCAACTCTGTTTTTAGAACAGGTGCGACAACTTTCCTACTATGCCAACCTCGGACTGTTTTGGGAAGTGATGGCTCCCGTTTTCCTAGAGATGTCAGACCTGTATGACGAAGGAAAAATGACCACCGTTCCGCAAGCCATGGAGTTTCTGGTCAATGGCATTTTTGCAGTTGCGGGTCGTCCCATTTATCATCACGTGTACATTCGGGGAGAATGCTATGAAATTATCCCCAAATCCAAAGGATTTACCTGGCTCTATGAAGCGGCATTGCCCTACGTGGAAACGGTCTTTTATCGCACAGCACCATTCCGGGGAACAAAATCCTATAATGCCCAAGCCAAGCAAGTTCCTCAAGACCAGAAAGACTTTCATTATGGCATTCTCTATGCTGACGTTTTCCCCGTGGGCAGTGCTGGCATTCCTCCAACCCTGTTAATGCAGGATATGTATCACTTCCTGCCCGACTATTTACGGGAGTATTATCAGCAACATTGCCGGGGAGAGGATGACCAGTTAATTCAATTGGGAATTACCTTCCAGCGTTCCATGTATAATGTCACCTCAGCGGTGATTCAGGCATTACGTCAAGCCCTCTGTTATCCTCTTGATGACCCTAATCCTAAACATTTGCAGAAAAACCGTGACTTCTTTGAAGCCCAGATGGATCGCTTTTTGCGTCCAGAAGCCCGTTTAAACGACATTCAACGGCCAGATTATCGTTAA